A single region of the Sceloporus undulatus isolate JIND9_A2432 ecotype Alabama unplaced genomic scaffold, SceUnd_v1.1 scaffold_24, whole genome shotgun sequence genome encodes:
- the LOC121917619 gene encoding cytochrome P450 2G1-like: MELAGAVTFFLVIYVSCLAFITAKRKLSQKGRLPPGPTPLPLIGNFLQIKATETLKSLLKLSEKYGSVFTVYFGSRPIVVLCGHKAVKEALVDRAEEFSGRVTNATLKRTFEELGLIFANGERWRQMRRFSLTVLRDFGMGKKSIQERIQEEAQFLLEEFRKTKEKPFDPTYFLSRAVSNVICSIVFGDRFDYEDKEFQSLMEMMNNSFREMSSAWGQVYDMYFNILKYFPGPHTKIYDTLEDMKRLLAKKIQKNKETFDPDFPRHFIDCFLIQMEKEKDKPSSEFNDMNLLITTLNLFFAGTETVSSTLRYGFLFLMKYPEVQAKVHEEIDRVIGRNRVPNIEDRSQMPYADAVIHEIQRCSDLIPMDVPHMVIRDTEFRGYMIPKGTEIYPLLSSALHDPTMFKRPFAFSPENFLDENGRFKKNEAFVPFSSGKRICAGEALARMELFLFFTTVLQSFELKPLIPPEDIDTTPQESGLGTIPPFYQLSIVAR, from the exons ATGGAGTTAGCTGGTGCAGTCACCTTCTTCCTTGTCATCTACGTCTCTTGCCTTGCATTCATAACTGCAAAGAGGAAACTGTCACAGAAGGGAAGGCTTCCTCCTGGTCCCACTCCTCTTCCTCTAATTGGGAATTTCCTACAGATCAAGGCAACAGAAACTTTAAAATCTCTTCTGAAG CTGAGTGAAAAATATGGTTCCGTGTTCACCGTCTATTTTGGATCTCGTCCAATTGTGGTCTTATGTGGACACAAAGCTGTGAAGGAGGCCCTCGTCGACAGGGCAGAAGAATTCAGTGGAAGAGTAACCAACGCTACTTTGAAACGAACTTTCGAAGAACTTG GTTTGATCTTTGCCAACGGAGAGCGTTGGAGGCAAATGCGCCGATTCTCACTCACCGTCTTGAGGGattttggaatggggaaaaagtCAATTCAAGAGCGGATCCAGGAGGAGGCCCAGTTCCTGCTGGAGGAGTTTCGGAAGACAAAGG AGAAGCCATTTGATCCCACCTACTTTCTCAGCCGGGCCGTGTCCAACGTCATTTGCTCCATCGTTTTTGGGGACCGTTTTGACTATGAGGACAAGGAATTCCAGTCCCTCATGGAAATGATGAACAACAGCTTCCGGGAAATGAGCAGTGCTTGGGGCCAG GTCTATGACATGTATTTCAACATCCTGAAGTATTTCCCAGGGCCTCACACCAAAATCTATGACACCCTGGAAGACATGAAACGcttacttgccaagaaaatacagaAGAATAAAGAGACATTTGACCCTGACTTCCCACGACACTTTATCGATTGCTTCCTCATCCAGATGGAAAAG GAGAAAGACAAGCCATCCAGTGAATTTAACGACATGAACTTATTGATCACAACCCTTAACCTCTTCTTTGCTGGAACAGAGACAGTCAGCTCTACCTTGAGATACGGATTCCTATTTCTGATGAAATATCCTGAGGTTCAAG CAAAAGTGCATGAAGAAATTGACCGAGTGATTGGAAGGAACCGCGTCCCAAACATTGAAGACCGGAGCCAGATGCCTTATGCAGATGCTGTCATCCATGAAATACAGAGGTGCAGTGATCTGATTCCCATGGATGTACCCCACATGGTTATTCGTGACACTGAATTCAGAGGATACATGATTCCCAAG gggACAGAAATCTACCCTTTGCTCAGCAGTGCCCTTCATGACCCCACGATGTTTAAAAGGCCCTTTGCTTTCAGCCCAGAGAACTTTCTGGATGAAAACGGACGCTTCAAGAAGAACGAAGCCTTTGTCCCATTCTCCTCAG GGAAACGGATCTGTGCGGGTGAAGCATTGGCCCGAATGGAGCTATTCCTCTTCTTCACCACCGTCCTGCAGAGTTTTGAGCTGAAGCCCCTTATTCCCCCAGAAGATATTGACACAACTCCTCAGGAGAGTGGCCTTGGCACAATCCCACCTTTCTACCAGCTCTCCATTGTCGCACGCTAA